One window of the Triticum dicoccoides isolate Atlit2015 ecotype Zavitan chromosome 3B, WEW_v2.0, whole genome shotgun sequence genome contains the following:
- the LOC119275978 gene encoding uncharacterized protein LOC119275978 isoform X1 — MIEIDARHLCAVIPISYVTYYQALDKFSSLRSLKQKPYVLAVPTSTDPSVGAAAQEKVCPAVTTGHQMPPCLLSNAGPSNWQNRQNVWKASKPKIEQDILLPIFHPITIDRPSSSNVDKCYKEMTECIKTDRERKWISLRAPYNLEMTGHAVCRSYAPGKMMKSNGMSVAVYALTTKDNKLYPNGIPCWRALFGPYFALMTILDDNNGWCVYEVDIAARTLHVMDPMMTTSNEGSMERKHQKNAKYMLHCLCKCLREWYPNWHFSTFQWTYKYNYGMHPSCSRE; from the exons ATGATAGAAATTGATGCAAGACACCTTTGTGCCGTGATTCCGATTTCATATGTGACATATTACCAAGCTCTGGACAAATTCAGTTCCCTGCGTTCACTAAAACAAAAACCTTATGTTCTCGCTGTTCCAACAAGCACAGATCCTTCTGTGGGCGCTGCGGCACAGGAAAAAGTTTGTCCTGCTGTCACAACTGGACATCAAATGCCTCCATGCCTCCTCAGCAATG CTGGCCCTAGCAATTGGCAAAACCGTCAAAATGTCTGGAAAGCATCGAAGCCAAAGATAGAGCAGGACATTCTGCTTCCAATATTTCATCCTATAACAATAGACCGTCCATCTTCTTCAAATGTAGATAAATGTTACAAAGAGATGACAGAATGCATCAAAACAGACCGTGAGAG GAAATGGATTTCTTTGAGGGCCCCTTACAACCTTGAGATGACTGGTCATGCTGTCTGCAGGAGTTATGCTCCAGGGAAAATGATGAAAAGCAACGGCATGTCGGTTGCTGTTTACGCTCTGACCACAAAGGACAACAAGCTATACCCAAATGGAATTCCTTGCTGGAGGGCTCTATTTGGCCCATATTTTGCG TTAATGACAATACTCGATGACAACAATGGGTGGTGCGTCTATGAGGTTGACATAGCTGCTCGCACGCTCCATGTAATGGATCCAATGATGACCACATCAAACGAGGGGAGTATGGAGAGGAAACACCAGAAAAACGctaaatacatgcttcactgcCTGTGCAAGTGCCTCCGTGAATGGTATCCAAACTGGCATTTCTCTACATTTCAATGGACTTACAAGTACAACTACGGCATGCACCCCAGCTGCAGCAG GGAATAG
- the LOC119275978 gene encoding uncharacterized protein LOC119275978 isoform X2: MIEIDARHLCAVIPISYVTYYQALDKFSSLRSLKQKPYVLAVPTSTDPSVGAAAQEKVCPAVTTGHQMPPCLLSNAGPSNWQNRQNVWKASKPKIEQDILLPIFHPITIDRPSSSNVDKCYKEMTECIKTDRERSYAPGKMMKSNGMSVAVYALTTKDNKLYPNGIPCWRALFGPYFALMTILDDNNGWCVYEVDIAARTLHVMDPMMTTSNEGSMERKHQKNAKYMLHCLCKCLREWYPNWHFSTFQWTYKYNYGMHPSCSRE, translated from the exons ATGATAGAAATTGATGCAAGACACCTTTGTGCCGTGATTCCGATTTCATATGTGACATATTACCAAGCTCTGGACAAATTCAGTTCCCTGCGTTCACTAAAACAAAAACCTTATGTTCTCGCTGTTCCAACAAGCACAGATCCTTCTGTGGGCGCTGCGGCACAGGAAAAAGTTTGTCCTGCTGTCACAACTGGACATCAAATGCCTCCATGCCTCCTCAGCAATG CTGGCCCTAGCAATTGGCAAAACCGTCAAAATGTCTGGAAAGCATCGAAGCCAAAGATAGAGCAGGACATTCTGCTTCCAATATTTCATCCTATAACAATAGACCGTCCATCTTCTTCAAATGTAGATAAATGTTACAAAGAGATGACAGAATGCATCAAAACAGACCGTGAGAG GAGTTATGCTCCAGGGAAAATGATGAAAAGCAACGGCATGTCGGTTGCTGTTTACGCTCTGACCACAAAGGACAACAAGCTATACCCAAATGGAATTCCTTGCTGGAGGGCTCTATTTGGCCCATATTTTGCG TTAATGACAATACTCGATGACAACAATGGGTGGTGCGTCTATGAGGTTGACATAGCTGCTCGCACGCTCCATGTAATGGATCCAATGATGACCACATCAAACGAGGGGAGTATGGAGAGGAAACACCAGAAAAACGctaaatacatgcttcactgcCTGTGCAAGTGCCTCCGTGAATGGTATCCAAACTGGCATTTCTCTACATTTCAATGGACTTACAAGTACAACTACGGCATGCACCCCAGCTGCAGCAG GGAATAG
- the LOC119275978 gene encoding uncharacterized protein LOC119275978 isoform X3, whose translation MPPCLLSNAGPSNWQNRQNVWKASKPKIEQDILLPIFHPITIDRPSSSNVDKCYKEMTECIKTDRERKWISLRAPYNLEMTGHAVCRSYAPGKMMKSNGMSVAVYALTTKDNKLYPNGIPCWRALFGPYFALMTILDDNNGWCVYEVDIAARTLHVMDPMMTTSNEGSMERKHQKNAKYMLHCLCKCLREWYPNWHFSTFQWTYKYNYGMHPSCSRE comes from the exons ATGCCTCCATGCCTCCTCAGCAATG CTGGCCCTAGCAATTGGCAAAACCGTCAAAATGTCTGGAAAGCATCGAAGCCAAAGATAGAGCAGGACATTCTGCTTCCAATATTTCATCCTATAACAATAGACCGTCCATCTTCTTCAAATGTAGATAAATGTTACAAAGAGATGACAGAATGCATCAAAACAGACCGTGAGAG GAAATGGATTTCTTTGAGGGCCCCTTACAACCTTGAGATGACTGGTCATGCTGTCTGCAGGAGTTATGCTCCAGGGAAAATGATGAAAAGCAACGGCATGTCGGTTGCTGTTTACGCTCTGACCACAAAGGACAACAAGCTATACCCAAATGGAATTCCTTGCTGGAGGGCTCTATTTGGCCCATATTTTGCG TTAATGACAATACTCGATGACAACAATGGGTGGTGCGTCTATGAGGTTGACATAGCTGCTCGCACGCTCCATGTAATGGATCCAATGATGACCACATCAAACGAGGGGAGTATGGAGAGGAAACACCAGAAAAACGctaaatacatgcttcactgcCTGTGCAAGTGCCTCCGTGAATGGTATCCAAACTGGCATTTCTCTACATTTCAATGGACTTACAAGTACAACTACGGCATGCACCCCAGCTGCAGCAG GGAATAG
- the LOC119281263 gene encoding uncharacterized protein LOC119281263 has protein sequence MKAVQLQLSEAHHVITACQTFYTPVILDHGWAAYMWDMIRKEIHILDPLCSQVVGAEKRHATHEEAVSQIHEALFSCLNEYWAKWHCTSDRWKRKFPRITCDVFTR, from the exons ATGAAGGCTGTGCAGTTGCAACTTTCAGAGGCGCATCATGTCATCACAGCATGCCAGACG TTCTACACCCCAGTAATTCTTGACCATGGATGGGCTGCATATATGTGGGACATGATCAGGAAAGAGATTCATATTTTGGATCCGTTGTGCTCCCAAGTGGTGGGAGCAGAGAAGCGGCACGCGACACACGAGGAGGCTGTGTCACAGATTCATGAAGCACTGTTCAGTTGTCTCAATGAGTACTGGGCGAAATGGCATTGTACATCTGATAGATGGAAACGCAAGTTCCCAAGGATAACATGTGATGTTTTCACAAGGTAA